TTTGGGGGGGGGGGGGGCGGGCGCACGGGGCAGGGCGGAGGGCCCCCTCCCCCGCTCGTTCCTCGCGGCCCCTCCCCCAAACCGCGGGGGAGGGGCGTTCGCGTGGGTTGGTGCGCGGTGCCTAGATCGGCGCGCGGCGAAGCACGGGCAGCCACGTGGGGCAGCCCCTACGGGATTGGTGCGGGAGGGCAGGCGTGGAGGTGGCGCGGGCGGTGGGCAGACACGCAGGTCTGCCCCTACCGGGATTTGGTGCGCGGGGATGGGGGGCGGTGCCGCCCGTGACACGGGCGCGATAAATCGCGCCCCTACGGGCATCTGCGAAGCGCGGACGGATTTCTCCCCCTCACCCGCCCTGCGCCCCCGCAGGCGGGGGAGGGGGCCGGGGGGAGGGGGCCGCCGCCAGCAACTCCAGCAGCAGCCGCGCGGCGAGCTTCGCGGTGCGGCCGTCGGAGTCGTACGGGGGGGAGGTCTCCATGATGTCGGCGGCGGCGAGGCGCGGGTCGGCGGCGAGGGTGCGGACGAGGGCGATCATCTCGCGCGCGGAGAGGCCGCCGATACCGAGGGCGCTCACGCCGGGGGCGGCGGAGGCGTCCGCGGCGTCCATGTCGATGCTCAGGTAGAACGCGTCGGCGTGCGCGGTGATGCGGTTCAGGGCGGCGCGGGCGGCGCGCTCCGGGGATTGCGCGGCCACCTCGTCGACGCTCGCCAGGTGGATGCCGTGGGACGCCGCCCACTCCAGGTAGAAGCGCGAGTTGGCGAAGCGGCGCAGGCCCAGCATCGCCACGCGCGCGCCCTCCAGCACCGGCGTCTCCAGCGCGCGGCGAAAGGGGGTGCCGCTGGAGAGCGAGGCGTCGTCGTCGTACTCGCGCACGTCCAGGTGGGCGTCGACGGTGGCGAGGGCTAGCTTCGTGTGCGGGCGCGCGGCGGCGAGGCCGCGAATCAGCGAGCCCGTGATCCCGTGGTCGCCGCCCAGGAAGATGGGACGCGCGCCGGCCTCGAACACGCGCCGCGCCGCGTCCTCGATGCGGGCGTGCGCCGCCGCGCCGTTCATCGAGGGGAGCGACAGGTCGCCCAGGTCGATGACCGGCGGCACCCCGCGCTCACCGTCCCACGTGCCGAACGAGGAGAGCGCGTCGCGGATGGCGCGCGGGCCGAAGCGCGCGCCAGGGCGCGACGGGATGCCGCCATCGTACGGAATCCCCAGGAGCACCACGCGGCCTTCGATGGAGTCCGCGTCGCCGCGCGGGCGGAGGAGGGCGGGGGCGCGGGGGTCGCGCGGGTCGGGCTCGGCGCGGAGGCCCTGGAGCGGATCGGTCATGGCGGCCCGGCGTGGGGATTCGGCTTGTCAGCGATCGTCGGCGGGGGCTAAGTTACGCCCACGGGCCGACGTGCTGCCAGGGAGCACGCAGCCGGCCCGCAACGTCCGCCCGCAACGCACCGGCACCTGACCTGATGAAGCGCATCCTGACGGGGATCCAGCCTTCGGGCACCCTCCACATCGGCAACTATTTCGGGGCGATGCGCCCGATCCTCAACCGCCAGGGGGAGGGCGAGATCTTCTTCTTCCTGGCCGACCTGCACGCCCTCACCTCGCTGCGCGACCCGGCCGCCCTGCGCGCCAACGTGCGCGAGGCGACGGCCGACTACCTCGCGTGCGGGCTGGACCCCGAGAAGACGGTGTGCTGGCGCCAGTCCGACGTCCCCGCGCACTCCGAGCTGATGTGGATCCTCAGCACCGTCACGCCCATGCGGATGCTGGAGCTGGCGGTGTCGTACAAGGAAAAGGTGGAGCAGGGGATCGCGGCCTACGCGGGCCTCTTCACCTACCCCGTCCTTCAGGCCGCCGACATCCTCCTGTACGACGCGGACGTCGTCCCGGTCGGCAAGGACCAGAAGCAGCACCTGGAGATGACGCGCGACATCGCCACCAAGTTCAACGCGGCGTACGGCGAGACGCTCAAGCTCCCCGAGCCGGAGATCAGCGAGAACGTGGCGGTGGTGCCCGGGCTGGACGGCCGCAAGATGAGCAAGAGCTACGGCAACGCGCTGGACATTTTCCAGGACGAGAAGCCGCTGCGGAAGCGCGTGATGAGCATCGTCACCGACTCCACCCCGCTGGAGGACCCGAAGCCGGTCGAGGGCTCCAACATCCTCGCGCTCTACCGCCTCGTCGCCTCGCCTGAGCAGGTTGCGCGGATGGAGGACGACTTCCGCGCGGGCGGCATCGGATACGGCGACTTCAAGAAGCGGCTGTTCGAGGCGCTGTGGGAGTTCTTTGCCCCCATGCGCGCCCGCCGCGCCGAGATCCTGGCGCGACCCGGCTACGTGGACGAGGTGCTGGAGCACGGCGCCCGACGCGCCCGCGACATCGCGGATGCGACGATGGAGCGGGTGCGGGCGGCGGTGGGGTTGCGGTAGGGGGGTGGTCCCGGCGGTTGAAACCGCTGCAACAACCGCGGGAAGCCTGCCTTCGCAGGCTCCGGGAGGGGATCGGGTGGGAGGCGCGGCGCGGGCGCCGGAGCACCGGGGGCTAAAGCCCCCGGCTGGAACCACGCGAAGGCGGCTAAAGCCGACTCGACGAGCGCGGCATCAGACCGGGAGTCCGCGAAGGCGGACTTTGCGTGTTTCCAGCCGCGAATTCATTCGCCCCTGGTACGGCCTTCCCGCCGCGCAAACGTCGAAGCACGGGACGAACCCCGCCCCGGCTATCCCCTACCGCGTCGGCACCGGGCTCCCGGAGCGCAGCCAGGCCTCGCGCAGGCGGAGCTGCTGCGGCGTGGGGTCGGGGTTTACGATGAAGCGCTGCGGGAGGCCGCGCTCGTCCTCCACCAGGTCGATGCCGAGGAGGGCGTAGTACTCCTTGACCGGCGGGCGCTCGGTGCCCTGCACGTAGCGCGCAAAGAAGTCGAGGACCTCGGGGGAGGTGCGGGCGGCGATGATCTGGAAAAGGGAGTCCTCGGGGAAGGGGCGCTTGCGGCCGTAGTCGCGCGCCAGGTCCACCACCAGGTTGCGCAGCCCGTAGTGGCCATCCGAGAGCTGCAGCAACTTGATGTCCAGCAGGCCCGAAACGATCGCGCCGCGCTGATAGATGTTCCCGTACTGCCGCGCACCCTCCTGCGTGAACGAGGTCGCCGCGAGCCGCGTGAGCGAGTAGGTGCTGTCGAAGCGCGTGCGGTCCGTGTTCCACTTCTGTGCCACCGCCTGCAGGTAGCCGTCCAGCGACCGCAGCCCGCCATCCAGCTGCATCTTCTCCGAAGCCCACTCCGTCAGCCCCTCGTACAGCCACAGGTGCTGCGACGGGACCGGCGTCTCGAAGTTGAAGTGCTCGATGATCTCCGAATGCACGTTCAGCGGCGTCACGACGTGAAAGAATTCGTGCGCGGCGATGTCCGCCGCACCCACGCCGAGCGCCTCGTGCCAGGTGGTGTCGGGGAGGACGTATTCGGAGCTCTCGCCGTGCTCCCAGGCGCCCATCGCCTGCTGCTCGCGCCGCGGGGCCATGCGAAAGAGGAAGACGTAGCGGTCCACCGGGAGCTTGCCCAGGAACTTGCCGGCCGCCGTCAGCGTCGCGCGCATCGATTCGCGAAGCTGGTCGGCGTTCACGCCCTGGCGCGAGTGCACGGCGATGCGCACGGGGACGCCGCCCACCTCCAGCGTGGAAGTCGTCAGGTTGCGGCCCAGGAGGAAGGGCGAGTCGACCGCGTGGTCGTAGCTGTCCGCTTCGTAGCCGCGTGGGCCCTCGCTGAGCGGCGTCACCACCTTCCACCGGCGCGGCGTGCGCAGCTTGATCGTGACGGGCGAGCTTTGCATGCTGCGCGGGAAGCCGAAGAGGGCGTGCGCGTTCAGCAGCGCGTGGTCCGGCTCGATGGCGCTGCCGGCCATCGGGTAGATGGGGAACTCGGTGACGGGCGTGCTCCAGGTGTCCAGCACATCGTAGCGGATGCGTCGCACGCGCCCCGGATCGCCGATGCGCCAGCTGTTGACCGTGAGCTGGCGCGTGGGGATCGCGCGCCCGCGCCCATCCGTCGCGCGCAGGCCGCGGACGAAGCGGCCGATGTTCATCGTCTGGTACGTCCCCGGCGCCGTGGCGGCGAACTGGAAGATGGTGTCGCGCGCGGGGAGCGAGTCCACCTCCAGCGTAACGGCTGCGCTGTGGCGGGCCGGGTGGCGCAGGTCCACCGTGTAGCGGAGCTGGGCCCCGGCGGGGATGCTCCACGCGCAGGCGATGGCGAGCGAGGTGCGCAGCAGAAGGTGTCGCATGACGGGCCTGGAGGTGGGGAGAGCGAGCGTGCTCGTGAGAGATTTTACTGTCGTGCGAACAATACGTCCAATACATTGTTCGTTCGCGATCGATACGCGCATCCTCTGGATCATCCCTCGCATGGCGCTCGAGCTTCGCCACCTGCGCTACTTCGTCGCCGTCGCGGAGGAGCTGCACTTCGGGCGGGCGGCGCGGCGGCTTCACATCGCGCAGCCGCCGCTCAGCCAGCGGATCAGGCAGCTCGAGGAGATGGTGGGCACCGTCCTCCTGCGCCGAACCAGCCGCCGCGTGGAGCTGACGCCGGCCGGCGATGCCTTCCTGGAGGGCGCGCGGCGCACCCTCGCCGCCGCGGAGGGGACGGTGGAGCTGGCGCGCCGGGTGGGGCGCGGGGAGGTGGCTTCGGTGCGCGTGGGCTTCGCGGACTCGGCGGCGCTGAGCATCTTTCCCGCGGCCGTCCGCAAGCACCGCCGCGCCTTCCCCGAGGTGCACCTGGAGCTGGTGGAGGGCCCCACGCGCGTGCACGTGCAGGCCGTGGAGGACACGCACCTGGACCTGGCGGTGGTGCGCGGACCCGTGGCCCCCTCGCCCGGCGTGGTGGCGGAGACGGTGTTCCGCGAGCCGCTGGTGGTGGCGATGCACGCGTCGCACCCCCTCGCGCGGCGGCGGCGCATCCCGCTGGGCGCGCTGCGCGACGAGCCCATCGTCCTCTTCCCCCGCCACCTGGCGCCCGAGTTCCACGACTGGATCACGCGCCTGTGCATGGAGAAGGGCTTCGTGCCGCGCGTGGCCCACGAGGGCGCCGAGTACCAGACGATCCTCAGCCTCGTCGCCGCCGACGTGGGGGTGAGCCTGGTGCCGGCCTCGGTCCGCAGCATCGGCCGCCCCGAGATCCGCTTCCGCCCCCTCCTCGACTGCGCCGAGACCGCCGAGATCGCCGTCGTCTACCGCCCCGGCCGCGCCTTCAGCGCCATGACCGCCTTCATCGACACCCTCCGCCACATCCACACCGAGTTCCCCGCCGGCTGATGGCTCCGTGACCATCCCGTGCGATTCCCCATTCCCCATTCCCCATTCCCCCGCCGTTCCCGCTGGTCCGCCTTGTGCACCCCGCCCCCTTCCGCCCCGCGGCACCGGCCGCGGCACACCCGAGAGCCGGAAGGATGCGCATGCAAGACGAGAATCGAGATCCCAACCAGCACCTGCACCAGGCCGAGGCGTACACGTCGGACGACGCGACGATCGCGGGGGCCAAGCACGCCACCGAGAACCTGCGCGCCAACCCGGCGGGCGAGCCGCCGCGCGGGCGCGAGCCGGGGGGCGAGGTGCTCACGCTGGTGTGCGAGAACTGCGGCAAGGACTACTTCTTCGAGGACGAGCAGCCGCAGCCGGGGATGACGTGCGAGAAGTGCGGCGCGTCCGTCTTCCGCTCCTTCCACACGCCCATCGGCGACGAGGCGGCGGACGACTTTCGCGACTCCACCGAGCGCGACCTGGACCCGGACGATCCGGAGGGCGACGTGCTTCCGGGCGACATCCTGGACCTCAACCGGCTCTAGGCGAATGCCCGACGCAACCACGCCCGCCGGAGCCCTCTTCGTGGGCTCCGGCGTGGCGCTCGTCACCCCGTTCGACGGCCGCGGTGTCAACGAAGACGTCCTGCGCGAGCTGGTCCGCTTCCACCTCGCGGAGGGGACGGACGCGCTGATCGTCAACGGCAGCACCGGCGAGGCGCCCGCCATGTCCGCCGCCGAGCAGCGCCGCGCGGTGGAGATCGTGGTGGACGAGGCGGCGAAGCGAGTCCCCGTCATCGCCGGGGCGGGGGGGAGCGACACGGCCGCGGTGGCCGGACTGGCTCGCGGCGCACGCGAGGCCGGCGCCGATGCCCTCCTGATCGCGCCGCCGCCCTACAGCAAGCCACCGCAGCGCGGGATCGTCGCGCACTTCCGCCACGTGATGGACGCGGGCGGCCTTCCCGCCATCGCCTACAACGTCCCGGGGCGCACCGCGTGCAACATCCTTCCCGAGACGATGGAGGTCCTGGCCGAGGACGAGCGCATCGTCGGCATCAAGGAAGCGAGCGGCGACATCTCGCAGGTGGCGGAGGTGTGCCGCCGCCTGGCGGACCGCGTCGCCGTGTACAGCGGCAACGACGACCAGATCGTCCCGCTGATGTCGCTGGGCGGCGTGGGCGTCATCTCCGTGCTCGCCAACGTCGCGCCGCGCGACACGGCGCGGATGGCGCACGCCTTCCTGGAGGGCGAGGCCGCCGAGGCGCGCGACCTCCAGCTGCGCTACCTGCCGCTGATCGCGGCCATCTTCCGCGAGGCGAATCCCATCCCCATCAAGGCCGCGGTGGAGATGCTGGGCTTCGCGGTCGGCGAGCCGCGGCTCCCGCTCGTCCCGCTGGCGGACGCGGCGCGCGCGGAGCTGGTGGAGGCGATGCGCAACGTGGGGCTGGGGGAGCGCTGAGATGGCGGCGCTGCGCGTGGTGCTCAGCGGCGTCACGGGGCGGATGGGCACCGTCCTCGCCGAGCTGATCCGCCTGGACGACGGCGTCGAGCTGGTCGGGGGCATCGGGCGCATCCCCGAGCGCGGGTGCGACGTGGGGTGCCCCATCGTGGAGACGCCCGAGACCGCCGGCGCCTGGATCCGCGAGGCCGACGTGGTGATCGATTTCTCCTCGCCCGAGCTTTTCGGCCGTCTGGTGGAGGGGCAGGGCGATGCGCTGGCCGGCAAGGCGCTCGTCGTGGGGACCACCGGCCTGGGGGATGACGGCGAGCGCGCGCTGGACGAGGCCGCGCGCCGCACGGCCGTCCTCGCCGCCGCCAACTTCAGCATCGGCGTCAACCTCCTCCTGGCCCTCGCCGAACAGGCCGCCGCCGTCCTGGGCGACGGCTACGACGCCGAAGTCGTGGAGGCGCACCACCGCCGCAAGGCCGATGCACCCAGCGGCACCGCGCTCGCGCTGGGCGAAGCGCTCGCCCGCGGCCGCGGCGTATCGCTCGCCGACGTGCGCGTGGATGGGCGCAGCGGCATCTCGGGCGAACGGCCGCCCGGCGAGATCGGCTTCCACTCCGTGCGCGGCGGCGACATCGTGGGCGAGCACCGCGTGATACTGATCGGTGAGCGCGAGCAGGTGGAGCTCGGCCACGTCGCCCGCGACCGCGCTCTCTTCGCCGAAGGCGCCCTGCGCGCCGCCCGCTGGCTCGCCGGCAAGCCCGCCGGCCGCTACACCATGCGCGACGTGCTCGGGCTGTCGTAGCCAGACACGTCACCCCGCCGTCTTCCCGCAACGGCTGAATCCATGGACGAATTCCTCCTTCGCATCGGCATACCGGCGGCGGTGGTGGCGGCGCTGCACCTGGACACGCTGGGGCGGCTCGTGCTGGCGTGCGTGCTGGGCGGCGTGGTGGGCGTGGAGCGCGAAGCGTCCGGCAAGCCCGCGGGGCTGCGCACCAACATCCTCATCTGCGTGGGCGCGGCGCTCATCACCGAGATCTCCGTCCTCATCCCGCTGCTCGCGGAGGAGGGGCAGAAGGCCGACCCGGGACGCCTCGCCGCGCAGATCGTCTCCGGCATCGGCTTCATCGGCGCGGGGACGATCCTGCAGTCGCGCGGGCGGATCATCGGGCTGACATCGGCGGCGACGCTGTGGGTGGTGGCGGCGGTGGGGATCGCGATCGGCGCCCACCAGTACACCGTCGCCATCGGCGCCACGACCCTCATCATCCTCACCCTCTTCGCCCTGCGCGTGGTGGAGAACGCCTTCCTGCAGCGGCGCGTGGACCGGCGCTACAACGTGGCGGTGGACCCCTCGATGGAGGCGCTGGCCACGGTGGAGGAGAAGCTCAAGGGGCTCGGCCTCCGCACCCGCGTCGAGTCGATCGACAAGGAGCGCGACGTGTTCCAGCTGGTGATCCGCGCCATCGGGCCACTGGACGGGCACGAGCGCGCGGTGCGGATGATGGCGATGGAGCCGCAGGTGCGCAGCATGGGCCGCGGATGAAGCGCCGCATCGTCGTGGACCTCAACGACCGCCGCCCGCTCTGGTCGATTCCGGAGTGGGCGGTGGAGGAGATCTGCGCCGCCGTGCCGCACGACTGGGAGACGGTGGTGCTGCGCGACGTGGTGGACGCCAGCGGCGACGGCGGCGAGCCGACCCCCGCCGCGCTGCACGCCATCCGGGGCGCCGAGGTGTACCTGGGCTACGGCATCCCCGCCGCGCTCC
The sequence above is a segment of the Longimicrobium sp. genome. Coding sequences within it:
- the dapA gene encoding 4-hydroxy-tetrahydrodipicolinate synthase; the protein is MPDATTPAGALFVGSGVALVTPFDGRGVNEDVLRELVRFHLAEGTDALIVNGSTGEAPAMSAAEQRRAVEIVVDEAAKRVPVIAGAGGSDTAAVAGLARGAREAGADALLIAPPPYSKPPQRGIVAHFRHVMDAGGLPAIAYNVPGRTACNILPETMEVLAEDERIVGIKEASGDISQVAEVCRRLADRVAVYSGNDDQIVPLMSLGGVGVISVLANVAPRDTARMAHAFLEGEAAEARDLQLRYLPLIAAIFREANPIPIKAAVEMLGFAVGEPRLPLVPLADAARAELVEAMRNVGLGER
- the dapB gene encoding 4-hydroxy-tetrahydrodipicolinate reductase, coding for MAALRVVLSGVTGRMGTVLAELIRLDDGVELVGGIGRIPERGCDVGCPIVETPETAGAWIREADVVIDFSSPELFGRLVEGQGDALAGKALVVGTTGLGDDGERALDEAARRTAVLAAANFSIGVNLLLALAEQAAAVLGDGYDAEVVEAHHRRKADAPSGTALALGEALARGRGVSLADVRVDGRSGISGERPPGEIGFHSVRGGDIVGEHRVILIGEREQVELGHVARDRALFAEGALRAARWLAGKPAGRYTMRDVLGLS
- the trpS gene encoding tryptophan--tRNA ligase produces the protein MKRILTGIQPSGTLHIGNYFGAMRPILNRQGEGEIFFFLADLHALTSLRDPAALRANVREATADYLACGLDPEKTVCWRQSDVPAHSELMWILSTVTPMRMLELAVSYKEKVEQGIAAYAGLFTYPVLQAADILLYDADVVPVGKDQKQHLEMTRDIATKFNAAYGETLKLPEPEISENVAVVPGLDGRKMSKSYGNALDIFQDEKPLRKRVMSIVTDSTPLEDPKPVEGSNILALYRLVASPEQVARMEDDFRAGGIGYGDFKKRLFEALWEFFAPMRARRAEILARPGYVDEVLEHGARRARDIADATMERVRAAVGLR
- a CDS encoding MgtC/SapB family protein produces the protein MDEFLLRIGIPAAVVAALHLDTLGRLVLACVLGGVVGVEREASGKPAGLRTNILICVGAALITEISVLIPLLAEEGQKADPGRLAAQIVSGIGFIGAGTILQSRGRIIGLTSAATLWVVAAVGIAIGAHQYTVAIGATTLIILTLFALRVVENAFLQRRVDRRYNVAVDPSMEALATVEEKLKGLGLRTRVESIDKERDVFQLVIRAIGPLDGHERAVRMMAMEPQVRSMGRG
- a CDS encoding LysR substrate-binding domain-containing protein, yielding MALELRHLRYFVAVAEELHFGRAARRLHIAQPPLSQRIRQLEEMVGTVLLRRTSRRVELTPAGDAFLEGARRTLAAAEGTVELARRVGRGEVASVRVGFADSAALSIFPAAVRKHRRAFPEVHLELVEGPTRVHVQAVEDTHLDLAVVRGPVAPSPGVVAETVFREPLVVAMHASHPLARRRRIPLGALRDEPIVLFPRHLAPEFHDWITRLCMEKGFVPRVAHEGAEYQTILSLVAADVGVSLVPASVRSIGRPEIRFRPLLDCAETAEIAVVYRPGRAFSAMTAFIDTLRHIHTEFPAG
- a CDS encoding agmatinase family protein, whose translation is MTDPLQGLRAEPDPRDPRAPALLRPRGDADSIEGRVVLLGIPYDGGIPSRPGARFGPRAIRDALSSFGTWDGERGVPPVIDLGDLSLPSMNGAAAHARIEDAARRVFEAGARPIFLGGDHGITGSLIRGLAAARPHTKLALATVDAHLDVREYDDDASLSSGTPFRRALETPVLEGARVAMLGLRRFANSRFYLEWAASHGIHLASVDEVAAQSPERAARAALNRITAHADAFYLSIDMDAADASAAPGVSALGIGGLSAREMIALVRTLAADPRLAAADIMETSPPYDSDGRTAKLAARLLLELLAAAPSPRPPPPPAGAQGG